The Chloroflexota bacterium DNA window AGCCCAGCGGGTTGCCGATGGCGACCACGAGTTCCATCGGAGAGGCTCGAGCTGCCTCGTCGACGATTACCCAGTCGTAGGGAACGTCCATGATGCCCAATGCCTGCTTGCCCACACCGACGCATGTCCCGGCTACTATATTGGAGCAGCGCGCGAGGAAAGCCGTGTAGTTGGATCGCGGGCTCCGCAATACTTGAGAGAACTCGGTCGAAAGGCGAGCAATCTGCCCCAAACGCGCACATTTCGCGGGACTGGGCGAGCCGTGCTCATGGGCCAACGCGTCAAGCCTAGACGACATTAGAGCTTCGAGGTCTTCACCCCCCGTGGCCGTGATGTCGAATCGGTTGCATGCGATGTCCAAAAACACCTGCCTAAGGCGCTGTATGTGCTCCTTCGTTGATATGCCCTCGCCGTCGGTCTCATCCTCGGTGCCGGTAAGCTGATCAATGCGCTGTAGCAGCGACCCCAAGGTGGCGTGCAACTCGGTTGCTGTGTGGACATAGCCTTGCGGGAGGCCCATGGCGAGGCCCACGGAGCGCACCCGCTCCTTGATCTCCGCATCGAAAGTCTCGCGATACCGCTGGCGCAGTGAATCCTCCTGAATACCGCGAAGTCCTGGCGACACCATCGACTGCAGGCCGACGCGCACCATGGTCGCGTCGAGACTGGAGCCGCGTACCAGACCGAAGACTTTGTCCATCACATTGTTCACTGCCTCATGCGATTGGCTGACCAGCAGGACGTTACCGGCCAGGCCGCGCGACAGCAGCAGGTGGACAAATGATGCAATAAACTTCGTCTTCCCGGTCCCCGGTGGCCCCTGCAGCAAGGAAAGAGGGCCGAATAAGAGGGCTGTCCGAAGTGCTTCCTCTTGCGAATCATTCAAGTCGTACTCGCCGAGATCGCCGAGTGCGATCCCCTCGCTCTTCCTCGGCATTCGCTTTGTGTCGGGATCAAAGTAGTCGACCAGCGAGGGGATGAGCGCCCCGCCTGCCAAAACCCGCTTCATTGCTGCTACCCGCCGCTCGGATGCCACCTTTTCGAAGGTGCCACGGACATGCAGCCTCTGGTCTTGCTTGGGCGAGAAGCGCATGCCTTGCATCAAGTCGTGTGAGGTTTTCAACATCTGCTCAAGCTGGTCGAATTGATCGTTTTGGGCAGCCATCATCAACATAAAGATGTTGGCCCCGATGCAGAAATCTGAGCCTTGGTTGCCAACAACCATACCTGTCCAGCGATCGTCTTTGAGCAATTCCAAGGCTTTGAAGCCCATTTCGGTGATTTCGCTATCCAGCGCGTTCATCTTGGAATGGAATTCGAAGCACAACACGCCATCGCCTAAATCGAGCAGGCTGGCTGAATCGTTGCGGGCAACTTCTTTGCCTGCGCTGCGCAACTCGTCAAGGTCGATTTTCAAGGCTGAGCTTGGCACGGCTTCGTATTCGCCAGTGACTGGGCTATAGGCTTGTTTCGCGCCATCGACCGTTTGATAGAACGAGGTATGGCCTTTTTCGAGTAATGTCAAAACCCAATCGGCCACCTGAATATCGCGATCTTGCATCAGCTTCACACCATCGGCGAGGCCAATCGCATCCCACATTTCAAATGGCCCCATCTCCTTGGCAAAGCCCCAGCGCAAAGCATTATCGACATCGTACAGATGATCGCTAATTTCTGGCACGCGGCGAGCAGCATAAGCCAACGATGGCAACAAGGTATCGGCAATCAGTTTGCCGCCACGATCTTGGCTTTGGTTGACCAAGAAACGCAAGCGAGCCGCCAAATTGCCTTGCTTTTTGGCTTGCTTGATGATGGGCAAATCAACTTCTCGTGGGGCGCGATGCTCGCCAGTTTCCCAATCGAGCACCCAAAATTCCTTGCCATTCGCGCCTTTGACAGTTTTATAGAAACCTTGGCCTGATTTTTGACCGAGCCAGCCCCGTTCTAGCAAGCCTTGGACTGGAGCTGGAGCCAGCAGTGCGTCGCGTGATTCATCGTTGGGCACGAGATTGTAGAGGTTGTGGGCGACCCCAACCATCACATCAATCCCCACCAAATCGCCAAGCCGGAAGGTTCCCGATTTGGGATTGCCAATCAAGGTTCCAGTCAAGGCATCAACTTCTTCAATCGTATAGCCGTTATCGACAATATATTTCATGGCATATGCGCCGCCAAATGTGCCGATGCGGTTGGCGATAAAGTTTGGCGTATCTTTGGCGATCACCACGCCTTTGCCCAAGCGTTCTTGGCCAAAACTGCAAATATAGTCAATAATCGCCTGATCGGTATCTGGCGTTGGAATCACTTCGAGCAATTTGAGGTAGCGGGGTGGGTTGAAGAAGTGGGTTCCAAGGAAGTGCTTTTTGAAATCGTCAGAGCGGCCTTCAGCAATTTTGTGAATTGGAATCCCGCTGGTGTTCGATGAAATAATGCTGCCAGCTTTGCGAATTTCATCGATGCGGGCCATCAGTTGTTGCTTGGGTTCGAGTTTTTCAACAATAACTTCAATCACCCAATCGGCTTCGCTGACAACTGCGAAATCGTCTTCGAGATTGCCAAGTTGCACCAATTCGCCAGCTTTTTTATTCATGAGCGCGGCGGGGCTGCTCTTGACCACTCGATCCCAGCCAGTTTGCACAATTCGATTGCGCACGGCTTTGCTTTGCAACGAAAGCCCTTTGGCCTCTTCCTCAGGCGTGAGCGTGCTTGGCACAATATCCAACAACACGGTGCGCACGCCAGCATTGGCTAGATGAGCGGCGATGCCACCACCCATTGTGCCTGAGCCAATTACCACTGCACGTTGAATGCGGTACGTCATTGAACCACCTTTCTTTCTGGTTGGAAGCGATTTTTATCAACAATCGGTTGTAATCAGCGAGGGTTTTGCAGCGATTAGTGGCTGATTACAGGTTAGGCAACAGATTTAGAGTTCGATGCGGGCAACTTTGCGTAAACCATCGGTCAATAAATCGACCAATGGATCGCCCAATTGCTCACGCATAGCGTTTTCGACCGCATCGCCACGTTGGCGAGCATCGGGCAAGCGTTCGAGGCCATTGCTAGTTAATTGGATGCGGGTTGTGCGCCGATCAGTGGGGTCGGACATTCGTTCGAGCCAGCCATCACGCTCAAGGCGATCGACGATTGGCGTTAGAGTTGAATTATCGAGATAGGTGCGGTTGGAAAGTTCGCCCATGGTTGGGGCTTCATCGGGCTTGATCGCAACGAGGACGAAGTATTGAGCGGTGGTCAGCCCCAACGGAGCCAGCACTCGATTGTAGTGGCTGATCAATTGGCGGGCTACCCGCCCAACTTGAAAACACAAATGATAGTGCGCTTCCACAATGCTACGTCCTTGTAAGCTTGATGAAGAACAGCGAATCGATTAATTTAACCACGAAGGACACGAAGAGCACGAATGAGTTCTCAATTCATTATTTGTGCATTGCCCAACGATTTGGCTAATATCCTGCTAAGTTAAATCCTAATCCCTAATAGTTTTTAGGTACTCCGTCCCAATCCCCGACCCCCAACAACCGATCCCCAATCCCTCGTATACAAATAGTCCGTACACAAACTAACTATACGCACTGCGTTATGCTTTGTCAAGATTGCGATTTTTGCTACGAAGTCGCTGCTTGTGAGAGTGGGGAAAGCTTGGTATGATTGAGGCAATCCTCACTTGGTCATGGCATCCGCCGGAGAAATGCGTGCTACCATGAGTTTGTTCGAGACCGTTCCTACCACCCTTTTTCGCCCATTAGCTAGCCCTGGCGCTGCAATTTACACCCAGGTTTTGCTAGCGCTGTTTGCTGCCACCAAGCAACAATCGCAACCACTCAGCCGCGAACGGGCATTAAGCTTGGTCGAGCAACAATTAGAGTTACCCAACGCCGAAGCCCTCACTAGCGATGCTCACGAGGAAGAATCCGAGCTTGAACAGAATAATCATGCTTCGGCGATTTTGCGTTCGCTGCGGGCTTGGGGCTGGCTGCGCTTCGAGCAACAAAGCGATTATTCTTCAGCGATCATTTTGCCCGATTATGCGTTTCGGCTGTTGCAACTCTTTGAAGACCTTGCAACTAAGCAGCGCCAACATTTACGCGGCATGATTTGTGGCATTCACGATGTGCTCGAAAAAGCCTGCACTGGCGATGCACCCCACGATCGACTCTCGAACGCCTATGAACAGACGCTTTTTCTGACGCAGGCGCTCAAAGAATTGCAACACAACATTGGTTTGCATATTCAAAAAGTGCTGCAAACTCTCAAAACCAAAGATGTGTTAGAGCATGTGTTTGGTACATATCGCAAAGATATTGTCGATCAAGCCTATCATCAACTGCGCACATCCGACCATCTTTCGCGCTATCGGCCTGCGATTTTGCAGTTTTTGCAGAAAATCGAGCGCACCAATTTGTTGGAGTTATCAGCACAACATTTGGTTAGTCGCGGCGAGGCTGCTAGTTTTGAAGTGGCTTATAACCGATTAACTGACCAAATTGAGACAATTCGCAGCCATTTCGACCAACTTGATCAATTAATTGGCGTGATCGATCTGCGCCATAGCCAATTTGTCGATTCGGCAGTGCGTAATATTGAGTTATTTTTGAGTGCCAGCACCAGCACCAGCGGCCAACTCCACCGCATTTTGAGCCAAGTCTTGCCCAATCAATCAGCCTACGAGCAAGCCAGCTCCGAAATTAGCGAAATGCTGAGTATCTACGAATTTCAATTGACCGATCAGCAATCGTTGAGTGCGCCAACTCGCGCCGCCGTGCCATTTGAAATTCAAGCTGAGAGCTATGCGCCGCTCAGCGAGTCCGAAATTGCGCAAGCGCAGGCCGACACCTTGCGCCAATTGCGCCGTTCAATCAGCCGCGATCGGGTGCGGCGTTATGCTTTGCAATTGTTGGGTGATGCCGAGCAACGGCGCGGCTCGGAAATCGAACTTGAAGGTGTTGACGATTTATCGTTAATTATCTATTTGCGTTCGTATGGTGATGGCTCATTGGGCTACACGGTTGAGCCAATCGACGATGGTGTTTGGGTCGAGCGCGATGGGGTGGGCTTTCGCGATTTCTTGGTGCGGCGGGTTTCAACGGAGCAACCAGCATGAGCTTAGTCAATTTTGCTGAAGAATATAGCCAACTTTCATCAACCGAGCAGCAATTATTTGCCGATAGTGTGCGGCGTTTGCTCAGCGATGGCCTGATTTGGCGCGAAGATGAGCAGGATCGGCGGATTTTTGCTTGGTTAGTACGCCGCATCGATTTAGTTCGCGATTATTTGGCGGTCGCAGGCTGGGAATTGCATTACGCCGAAAATTTATATATTTTCCATGTATTTCATCGTGATGGCAGCCATCGCCGCCGCTTTACCCGTGAAACAACCTTATGGCTGTTATTGCTACGCTTGATCTACGCCGAACAATATGAGTCGCTTAATCCGAGTCTGACGCGCTATCCAACCACCACCGTCAGCGATGTTTATAGCCGCTATGGCGAGTTTTTTCCTGGCCAAACGATTCGCAAAAAAGGTGCATTCGATGAGGCTTTACGCCTATTCAATGGGCTAAAACTCGTGCGTGCTCCCAATAGTAAAGCGCTGCGTGCCAACGACCCTGATGCGGTGATCGAATTATTGCCAGCGCTTGAGGTGATCGTGCCAGCCAGTGGCATCGCCGCCTTGGCCGAACGCCTAGCTGAATATCAACGCCCCAACAGTGCTGACGAGGAGCAAGAATGATCAAGCTTAGTCGCATTTTTCTGTATCATTGGCATCGCTTCGATTGGCATATGTTGGATGTGCAGGATAGTTTATATTTGGCTGGCCACAACGGTTCGGGCAAATCGTCGATTCTTGATGCCTTGCAATTGGTGCTGGTGGCCGATTTGGGGCGAGTGCGTTTTAACAGTGCCGCCCAAGATCGCTCACAACGCTCGTTGGATAGCTATGTGCGCGGCAAAATTGGCGAG harbors:
- a CDS encoding AAA family ATPase, which produces MTYRIQRAVVIGSGTMGGGIAAHLANAGVRTVLLDIVPSTLTPEEEAKGLSLQSKAVRNRIVQTGWDRVVKSSPAALMNKKAGELVQLGNLEDDFAVVSEADWVIEVIVEKLEPKQQLMARIDEIRKAGSIISSNTSGIPIHKIAEGRSDDFKKHFLGTHFFNPPRYLKLLEVIPTPDTDQAIIDYICSFGQERLGKGVVIAKDTPNFIANRIGTFGGAYAMKYIVDNGYTIEEVDALTGTLIGNPKSGTFRLGDLVGIDVMVGVAHNLYNLVPNDESRDALLAPAPVQGLLERGWLGQKSGQGFYKTVKGANGKEFWVLDWETGEHRAPREVDLPIIKQAKKQGNLAARLRFLVNQSQDRGGKLIADTLLPSLAYAARRVPEISDHLYDVDNALRWGFAKEMGPFEMWDAIGLADGVKLMQDRDIQVADWVLTLLEKGHTSFYQTVDGAKQAYSPVTGEYEAVPSSALKIDLDELRSAGKEVARNDSASLLDLGDGVLCFEFHSKMNALDSEITEMGFKALELLKDDRWTGMVVGNQGSDFCIGANIFMLMMAAQNDQFDQLEQMLKTSHDLMQGMRFSPKQDQRLHVRGTFEKVASERRVAAMKRVLAGGALIPSLVDYFDPDTKRMPRKSEGIALGDLGEYDLNDSQEEALRTALLFGPLSLLQGPPGTGKTKFIASFVHLLLSRGLAGNVLLVSQSHEAVNNVMDKVFGLVRGSSLDATMVRVGLQSMVSPGLRGIQEDSLRQRYRETFDAEIKERVRSVGLAMGLPQGYVHTATELHATLGSLLQRIDQLTGTEDETDGEGISTKEHIQRLRQVFLDIACNRFDITATGGEDLEALMSSRLDALAHEHGSPSPAKCARLGQIARLSTEFSQVLRSPRSNYTAFLARCSNIVAGTCVGVGKQALGIMDVPYDWVIVDEAARASPMELVVAIGNPLG
- a CDS encoding MarR family transcriptional regulator, whose protein sequence is MEAHYHLCFQVGRVARQLISHYNRVLAPLGLTTAQYFVLVAIKPDEAPTMGELSNRTYLDNSTLTPIVDRLERDGWLERMSDPTDRRTTRIQLTSNGLERLPDARQRGDAVENAMREQLGDPLVDLLTDGLRKVARIEL
- a CDS encoding DUF5716 family protein, which translates into the protein MSLFETVPTTLFRPLASPGAAIYTQVLLALFAATKQQSQPLSRERALSLVEQQLELPNAEALTSDAHEEESELEQNNHASAILRSLRAWGWLRFEQQSDYSSAIILPDYAFRLLQLFEDLATKQRQHLRGMICGIHDVLEKACTGDAPHDRLSNAYEQTLFLTQALKELQHNIGLHIQKVLQTLKTKDVLEHVFGTYRKDIVDQAYHQLRTSDHLSRYRPAILQFLQKIERTNLLELSAQHLVSRGEAASFEVAYNRLTDQIETIRSHFDQLDQLIGVIDLRHSQFVDSAVRNIELFLSASTSTSGQLHRILSQVLPNQSAYEQASSEISEMLSIYEFQLTDQQSLSAPTRAAVPFEIQAESYAPLSESEIAQAQADTLRQLRRSISRDRVRRYALQLLGDAEQRRGSEIELEGVDDLSLIIYLRSYGDGSLGYTVEPIDDGVWVERDGVGFRDFLVRRVSTEQPA
- a CDS encoding DUF4194 domain-containing protein yields the protein MSLVNFAEEYSQLSSTEQQLFADSVRRLLSDGLIWREDEQDRRIFAWLVRRIDLVRDYLAVAGWELHYAENLYIFHVFHRDGSHRRRFTRETTLWLLLLRLIYAEQYESLNPSLTRYPTTTVSDVYSRYGEFFPGQTIRKKGAFDEALRLFNGLKLVRAPNSKALRANDPDAVIELLPALEVIVPASGIAALAERLAEYQRPNSADEEQE